The following proteins are co-located in the Solanum pennellii chromosome 8, SPENNV200 genome:
- the LOC107027991 gene encoding MLO-like protein 9, which yields MAGGGGDGSRELDQTPTWAVALVCAIIVLISILLEKVLHKVGQTFERRRKSALVEALEKIKAELMVLGFISLLLTFGQNFISQICIPERVADTMLPCPAQQHARLGYGGGHHGPGQGHHKTPEAGEAHRRLLSDHRILAADSPGDTCRPGQVPLISIHGLHQLHIFIFFLAVFHVIYSAITMLLGRLKIREWKEWERQVEHEYEASNDASRFRLTKETSFVRDNTSFGTTPVVFYSVCFFRQFFRSVRKADYLTMRHGFISVHLAPGSKFNFQKYIKRSLEDDFKVIVGINSLLWFSAVVYLLLNVHGWQAMFWLSIMPLVIILAVGTKLQAIIAQMALEIQERHAVVQGIPLVQISDRNFWFGKPTLILHLVHLTLFQNAFEITYFLWITYEFGLHSCFHDNFYLSLLRVAIGLGVQILCSYITLPLYALVTQMGSTMKRSIFDDQTSKALMNWHKNAKKKRPTKPGQIETRKLGSPGESPETSPTKGGLGSRRKLSQVEPLSSNQTANIVASVDIPEEKPPSNPDLLTGL from the exons ATGGCTGGAGGAGGAGGTGATGGTTCAAGGGAATTAGATCAAACACCTACATGGGCTGTGGCTTTGGTTTGTGCTATTATTGTTCTTATTTCCATTTTATTGGAAAAGGTTCTTCATAAAGTTGGAcag ACATTTGAGAGGAGACGAAAAAGTGCATTGGTGGAAGCATTGGAGAAGATTAAGGCTG AGCTTATGGTTCTTGGTTTTATATCGTTGCTTCTGACGTTTGGACAAAATTTCATATCGCAAATATGCATACCTGAACGGGTTGCAGATACAATGTTGCCATGCCCTGCCCAACAACACGCGCGTTTGGGATATGGAGGAGGACATCATGGACCTGGACAAGGCCATCATAAGACACCTGAGGCTGGAGAAGCTCATCGAAGGCTTCTATCAGACCATAGGATATTAGCAGCTGATAGTCCTGGAGATACCTGCAGACCG GGACAAGTGCCACTTATATCCATCCATGGTTTGCATCAGCTGCacattttcatattctttttagCCGTCTTCCACGTTATTTACAGTGCCATAACAATGCTTCTTGGAAGATTAAAG ATTCGTGAGTGGAAGGAGTGGGAAAGGCAAGTTGAGCATGAGTATGAAGCATCCAATG ATGCCTCAAGATTCAGGCTTACCAAAGAGACATCTTTTGTTAGGGATAATACAAGTTTTGGAACCACCCCGGTCGTTTTCTACAgt GTGTGCTTTTTTAGGCAATTTTTCAGGTCAGTTAGGAAAGCTGACTACTTGACCATGCGCCACGGTTTCATCTCG GTCCATTTAGCACCTGGAAGTAAGTTTAATTTTCAGAAGTACATAAAAAGATCCTTGGAAGATGATTTCAAGGTTATTGTGGGAATCAA TTCATTGCTATGGTTTTCTGCAGTTGTTTACCTTCTGTTGAATGTCCACG GATGGCAAGCTATGTTTTGGCTGTCCATAATGCCTCTAGTT ATAATCTTAGCAGTCGGCACAAAACTTCAAGCAATTATAGCTCAGATGGCTCTTGAAATTCAAGAAAGACATGCTGTAGTCCAAGGCATACCTCTCGTTCAAATTTCAGATAGAAATTTTTGGTTTGGCAAGCCCACCTTAATTCTTCATCTTGTCCATCTCACCCTCTTTCAG AATGCTTTCGAGATCACTTATTTCCTTTGGATAACA TATGAATTCGGTCTTCATTCCTGTTTTCACGATAACTTTTACCTCTCCTTGTTGAGAGTTGCTATCGG GTTAGGTGTTCAGATTTTATGCAGCTACATTACACTGCCACTGTATGCACTTGTTACCCAG ATGGGATCAACCATGAAGAGATCAATATTTGATGATCAAACTTCCAAGGCACTAATGAATTGGCATAAGAATGCAAAAAAGAAGAGACCTACAAAGCCAGGACAAATCGAAACACGAAAATTAGGGAGTCCAGGGGAATCACCTGAAACCTCCCCTACAAAAGGTGGTCTCGGATCAAGAAGAAAATTGTCTCAAGTAGAGCCGTTGTCCTCTAATCAGACAGCCAACATTGTTGCTAGCGTTGACATTCCAGAGGAAAAGCCTCCCTCGAACCCTGACCTACTTACAGGTCTTTGA
- the LOC107027794 gene encoding uncharacterized protein LOC107027794, which produces MHNVSRDLIYGVLFRSNAHAIWEDLRERFDKVTASRMFSLHKSIFLLAQRTLPVSTYYSKLKDLWDEYDSLIPPPCCDCVKSKDYATHLQYQRLLQFLMGLNDGYAHARSQILMKSHIPNVNQAYAIILQDETQKIAAGNGELDPTALLLPEALDLSLQNLESNANFVTYEDTQRVNVSN; this is translated from the coding sequence ATGCACAATGTGAGTCGTGACCTGATCTACGGAGTGTTATTTCGATCTAATGCTCATGCAATTTGGGAGGATCTGCGTGAAAGGTTTGATAAAGTTACTGCATCGCGTATGTTTTCCTTACACAAATCAATTTTCTTATTGGCACAACGAACACTTCCTGTTTCTACCTACTACTCTAAGTTGAAGGATCTCTGGGATGAATATGACTCGTTGATACCTCCTCCTTGCTGCGATTGCGTCAAATCCAAGGATTATGCAACACATCTTCAATATCAGAGGCTCCTACAGTTCCTCATGGGTCTTAATGATGGTTATGCTCATGCTAGGAGTCAGATTCTGATGAAATCTCATATTCCAAATGTCAATCAAGCTTATGCAATAATTTTGCAAGATGAAACTCAGAAAATAGCTGCGGGAAATGGTGAATTGGATCCCACTGCATTGTTACTTCCAGAAGCTCTGGATCTAAGCCTACAAAATTTGGAGTCGAATGCGAATTTTGTCACGTACGAGGACACACAAAGAGTCAATGTTTCAAATTGA
- the LOC107027796 gene encoding uncharacterized protein LOC107027796: protein MTRPDISFAVQTLSQFLQSPKKSHMEAAIRIVKYAKRQPAMGILLSSKKENKLTAYCDTDWASSPNTRRSVTGFIIKHREYLVTWRSKKQATISRSSAELEYRSWFGLQHYSRNLERNWK, encoded by the coding sequence ATGACAAGGCCAGATATTAGCTTTGCAGTTCAAACATTGAGTCAATTCTTACAAAGTCCAAAGAAGTCACACATGGAAGCAGCTATTAGAATTGTTAAATATGCAAAGAGACAGCCTGCTATGGGAATATTATTGAGTagtaaaaaggaaaacaagTTGACAGCATATTGTGATACAGACTGGGCATCATCTCCAAATACAAGAAGATCTGTAACAGGGTTTATAATTAAACATCGAGAGTACTTGGTAACATGGAGATCCAAGAAGCAAGCAACCATATCTAGAAGTTCAGCAGAATTAGAGTATAGGAGTTGGTTTGGCTTGCAGCATTATTCAAGGAACTTGGAGAGGAATTGGAAATga